From one Equus asinus isolate D_3611 breed Donkey chromosome 5, EquAss-T2T_v2, whole genome shotgun sequence genomic stretch:
- the LOC139045286 gene encoding protein phosphatase 1L-like isoform X8, with product MTLLSLLGRLMRYFLLRPETLFLLCISLALWSYFFHTDEVKTIVKSSRDAVKMVKGKVAEMVQTERLGGLDVLEAEFSKTWEFKSHNVAVYSIQGRRDHMEDRFEVLTDLANKSHPSIFGIFDGHGGEL from the coding sequence ATGACTTTGCTGTCTCTGCTGGGTCGCCTCATGCGCTACTTCTTGCTGAGACCCGAGACGCTCTTCTTGCTGTGCATCAGCTTGGCGCTGTGGAGTTACTTCTTCCACACGGACGAGGTGAAGACCATCGTCAAGTCCAGCCGGGACGCCGTGAAGATGGTCAAGGGCAAGGTGGCCGAGATGGTGCAGACCGAGCGGCTCGGGGGGCTGGACGTGCTGGAGGCGGAGTTCTCCAAGACCTGGGAGTTCAAGAGCCACAACGTGGCGGTGTATTCCATCCAGGGCcggagagaccacatggaggaCCGCTTCGAAGTTCTCACGGACCTGGCCAACAAGTCGCACCCGTCCATCTTCGGGATCTTCGACGGGCACGGGGGCGAG
- the LOC139045286 gene encoding protein phosphatase 1L-like isoform X9 — protein MTLLSLLGRLMRYFLLRPETLFLLCISLALWSYFFHTDEVKTIVKSSRDAVKMVKGKVAEMVQTERLGGLDVLEAEFSKTWEFKSHNVAVYSIQGRRDHMEDRFEVLTDLANKSHPSIFGIFDGHGGES, from the coding sequence ATGACTTTGCTGTCTCTGCTGGGTCGCCTCATGCGCTACTTCTTGCTGAGACCCGAGACGCTCTTCTTGCTGTGCATCAGCTTGGCGCTGTGGAGTTACTTCTTCCACACGGACGAGGTGAAGACCATCGTCAAGTCCAGCCGGGACGCCGTGAAGATGGTCAAGGGCAAGGTGGCCGAGATGGTGCAGACCGAGCGGCTCGGGGGGCTGGACGTGCTGGAGGCGGAGTTCTCCAAGACCTGGGAGTTCAAGAGCCACAACGTGGCGGTGTATTCCATCCAGGGCcggagagaccacatggaggaCCGCTTCGAAGTTCTCACGGACCTGGCCAACAAGTCGCACCCGTCCATCTTCGGGATCTTCGACGGGCACGGGGGCGAG